From Haloarcula sp. CBA1127, a single genomic window includes:
- a CDS encoding TRAM domain-containing protein, whose translation MVEVPDALSTLFSAQIETDGDRYIVEIPKSEVSHGAVSPGETYRVGLLSQVDASASTTAQPQTPTQDTDSERVDTGVPQPPVDEGEIRNVTIESLGDQGDGIAKVERGYVVIVPDGEPGDSPTVEIETVQENVAFASVVDNDGHTV comes from the coding sequence ATGGTCGAAGTTCCAGATGCGCTCAGTACATTGTTCAGTGCCCAAATAGAGACGGACGGGGACCGATATATTGTTGAAATTCCGAAAAGTGAAGTATCCCACGGTGCAGTCTCGCCGGGCGAGACCTACCGCGTCGGCCTGCTCTCGCAGGTCGACGCCAGCGCGTCGACGACAGCCCAGCCGCAGACGCCTACACAGGATACCGACTCGGAACGAGTCGACACCGGCGTCCCGCAACCGCCGGTCGACGAGGGCGAAATCCGAAACGTGACCATCGAATCGCTCGGCGACCAGGGCGACGGCATCGCCAAGGTCGAACGCGGATACGTTGTCATCGTCCCCGACGGCGAACCGGGCGACTCGCCGACCGTCGAGATCGAGACCGTCCAGGAAAACGTCGCGTTTGCGAGCGTCGTCGACAACGACGGCCACACTGTATAG
- a CDS encoding TATA-box-binding protein encodes MVDPKESIDIENVVASTGIGQELDLESVAMDLEGADYDPEQFPGLVYRTQDPKSAALIFRSGKIVCTGAKSTDDVHQSLRIVFDKLRDLNIQVDDDPEIVVQNIVSSADLGSSLNLNAIAIGLGLENIEYEPEQFPGLVYRLDEPDVVALLFGSGKLVVTGGKRKEDAEEAVDTIVERLSDLGLLD; translated from the coding sequence ATGGTCGACCCAAAAGAGAGCATTGACATCGAAAATGTCGTTGCTTCGACCGGTATCGGACAAGAACTCGACCTTGAGAGCGTCGCGATGGACCTCGAGGGAGCCGACTACGACCCCGAGCAATTCCCGGGCCTCGTCTATCGGACACAGGACCCCAAATCCGCCGCGCTCATCTTCCGGTCGGGCAAGATCGTCTGCACGGGTGCGAAATCGACAGACGATGTCCACCAGAGTCTGCGCATCGTCTTCGACAAGCTCCGTGACCTGAACATCCAAGTCGACGACGACCCCGAAATCGTCGTCCAGAACATCGTCAGCTCCGCCGACCTCGGGAGTTCGCTCAACCTCAACGCCATCGCCATCGGCCTCGGGCTTGAGAACATCGAGTACGAGCCGGAGCAGTTCCCGGGCCTCGTCTACCGACTCGACGAACCCGACGTGGTCGCGCTACTGTTCGGTTCGGGGAAGCTCGTTGTCACCGGCGGGAAGCGAAAGGAGGACGCGGAGGAAGCCGTCGACACCATCGTTGAGCGGCTGAGCGACCTCGGCCTGCTGGACTAA
- a CDS encoding ATP-dependent DNA helicase, with the protein MGDPASTGTESWRTYFGFDEPYENQADAVERAIEAGKARGFLAMEGPCGTGKTMAALTAGATLVRDTDLYERMVVVTPVKQQLQQFVDDLRALNAGIEEPFAGISLVGKRDLCPYGREGQFPDDVGTHDRCEDLREATARLVEDDGHSDGAAVADAAIAGEADDDQWWDPRKGQDLAAAARPDAAEQSTLGDDTLQTAGAASPYRQAQPTAPESMAEGSDPPLYCPFEADWYARNKGSPVDFSAGDEHVVTMDDYLPAATERGTCPHRVMSVMLDEADVIVGNYNHLFDPGSRPLLSDVLDSQTLVIVDEAHRLEERVRDLLSDRLGRQSLVQARNDCTTLIQRAQQSADHKAQVREVLSAREVPLDAVDQARKFYDDLVRWLDNRVESFLDAEHEGWRADPSSLPEHDREIPLRDPDTVEQDELTEWAERKGYEGSLWRSLSKVGAAVEDAIDQLGLTRQPVCAAVGVLAGQWWERDHATFLREIELEHSPNHGQNLDSDYQAVYTPGLLCYNCMPATALRNVFDDLGGGILMSATLEPLDVFTRVSGLDSMAETGSTAPDEQSGDGRPVRSTTYDLPFPPENRASYLVDATPFTARNRGDPEMMRPLGDNWNPTRDEYAQALRALARSPGNVMVAMPNYREARWAGAYLQDAVEKPVLVDESSSNEETERLKREFFSGDGKVMVTSTRGTLTEGVDYDGEKLSTCAVVGIPLVNIGSPRVRGVQRAYGDAFGEDNAFEYALTVPAVRRARQAIGRVIRGVDEVGVRALVGRRYTPNARHSVSPYLPAGERKEFTRMTPDFLASQLDSFWADHQ; encoded by the coding sequence ATGGGAGACCCCGCCTCGACGGGCACGGAGTCCTGGCGCACGTATTTCGGCTTCGACGAGCCCTACGAGAATCAGGCCGACGCCGTCGAACGAGCCATCGAGGCGGGCAAAGCACGCGGCTTTCTCGCGATGGAAGGGCCATGCGGGACGGGCAAGACGATGGCCGCGCTCACCGCCGGCGCGACCTTGGTCCGCGATACGGACCTGTACGAGCGAATGGTCGTCGTCACGCCGGTCAAACAGCAACTCCAGCAGTTCGTCGACGACCTGCGAGCGCTCAACGCCGGTATCGAGGAGCCGTTCGCCGGTATCTCGCTGGTCGGCAAGCGCGACCTCTGTCCGTACGGGCGCGAGGGACAGTTCCCGGACGACGTAGGGACACACGACCGCTGTGAGGACCTCAGGGAGGCGACAGCGCGGTTAGTCGAGGACGACGGACACTCGGACGGGGCGGCCGTCGCGGACGCCGCAATAGCCGGTGAGGCCGACGACGACCAGTGGTGGGACCCGCGGAAAGGGCAAGACCTCGCCGCGGCCGCACGCCCCGACGCAGCCGAGCAGTCGACCCTTGGCGACGACACACTTCAGACGGCCGGCGCGGCCTCGCCGTACCGGCAGGCCCAGCCAACGGCTCCGGAGTCGATGGCAGAGGGGTCAGACCCGCCGCTGTACTGTCCGTTCGAGGCGGATTGGTACGCCCGCAACAAGGGCTCGCCCGTCGACTTCTCGGCCGGGGATGAGCACGTGGTGACGATGGACGACTACCTCCCGGCGGCAACGGAACGCGGGACCTGCCCCCACCGGGTCATGAGCGTGATGCTGGACGAGGCTGATGTTATCGTCGGGAACTACAACCACCTGTTCGACCCGGGCTCTCGCCCGCTGCTGTCGGACGTGCTCGACAGCCAGACACTCGTCATCGTGGACGAGGCCCACCGACTCGAAGAGCGCGTACGGGACCTCCTGTCGGACCGCCTGGGCCGCCAGAGCCTCGTGCAGGCGCGCAACGACTGCACGACACTCATCCAGCGCGCCCAGCAGAGCGCCGACCACAAGGCGCAGGTCCGCGAGGTGCTGTCGGCTCGTGAAGTCCCGCTGGACGCGGTCGATCAGGCCCGGAAGTTCTACGACGACCTCGTCCGGTGGCTCGACAACCGCGTCGAGTCCTTCCTTGACGCCGAACACGAGGGTTGGCGCGCGGACCCGTCAAGCCTCCCCGAGCACGACCGCGAAATCCCGCTGCGGGACCCCGACACGGTCGAGCAGGACGAGCTAACCGAATGGGCCGAGCGCAAGGGCTATGAGGGGTCGCTCTGGCGCTCGCTGTCGAAGGTCGGGGCCGCCGTCGAGGACGCAATCGACCAGCTTGGGCTGACCCGCCAGCCGGTGTGTGCCGCTGTCGGCGTGCTGGCCGGGCAGTGGTGGGAGCGCGACCATGCGACGTTCCTCCGGGAGATCGAACTGGAGCACTCGCCGAACCACGGACAGAACCTCGATTCCGACTACCAGGCTGTCTACACGCCCGGACTGCTGTGTTACAACTGTATGCCCGCGACGGCCCTGCGGAACGTCTTCGACGACCTCGGGGGCGGTATCCTGATGAGCGCGACACTGGAGCCGCTGGACGTGTTCACCCGCGTGTCGGGGCTGGACTCGATGGCCGAGACAGGCTCGACGGCCCCCGACGAGCAATCTGGCGACGGACGACCGGTCCGGTCGACGACCTACGACCTGCCGTTCCCGCCCGAGAACCGGGCGTCGTACCTCGTCGACGCGACACCGTTTACCGCACGCAACCGGGGCGACCCCGAAATGATGCGCCCGCTCGGCGACAACTGGAACCCCACCCGCGACGAGTACGCACAGGCACTGCGCGCGCTGGCCCGATCGCCGGGCAACGTCATGGTGGCGATGCCGAACTACCGGGAGGCACGCTGGGCCGGCGCATACCTGCAAGACGCCGTCGAGAAGCCGGTCCTCGTGGACGAGTCATCGAGCAACGAGGAGACCGAACGGCTGAAACGGGAGTTCTTCAGCGGCGACGGGAAAGTCATGGTCACGTCGACGCGCGGGACGCTGACCGAGGGCGTCGACTACGACGGCGAGAAGCTCTCGACCTGTGCCGTCGTGGGCATTCCGCTGGTGAACATCGGGTCGCCCCGCGTTCGGGGCGTCCAGCGCGCCTACGGTGACGCCTTCGGCGAGGACAATGCCTTCGAGTACGCCCTGACAGTTCCGGCTGTGCGGCGCGCGCGCCAGGCCATCGGCCGCGTCATCCGCGGCGTTGACGAGGTCGGCGTGCGGGCGCTAGTGGGCCGCCGGTACACGCCGAACGCACGACATTCGGTGTCTCCGTACCTGCCCGCCGGAGAACGCAAGGAGTTCACCCGCATGACGCCGGATTTCCTCGCGAGCCAGCTGGATTCGTTCTGGGCCGACCACCAGTAG
- a CDS encoding TRC40/GET3/ArsA family transport-energizing ATPase: MSELDVEAVDDIDAPAGIDAAEYVLYGGKGGVGKTTCAAATALASARDDTATLVVSTDPAHSLSDTLDADIPATPTRIREDIPLYAAEIDPEAAVGEGPLGVEEDALGGMGELLGGDGMFGGGAGGAAGAGQAEDPIGGEDGLLGGSMPGADEAAALRLLLDYVDDDRFDRVVIDTAPTGHTLRLLELPETMDSMVGKILQLRERFSGMMDNLTGMFGDDQDVDAEAGIEDLQELSDRIEHLRSILQDPRKTDFRIVMVPEELSVVESERLLAQLGEFNIPVSTVVVNRVMQDPSEVLGEDVDIAGPNHADCEFCARRWQVQQDALARSQDMFRGHDVRRVPLFAEEVRGERLLSVVAACLD; the protein is encoded by the coding sequence ATGAGCGAACTCGACGTCGAAGCAGTCGATGACATCGACGCGCCCGCAGGAATCGACGCGGCGGAGTACGTCCTCTACGGCGGGAAAGGCGGCGTCGGTAAGACGACGTGTGCTGCGGCCACTGCGCTGGCCTCCGCGCGCGACGACACGGCGACGCTCGTCGTCTCCACGGACCCTGCCCACTCCCTGTCAGACACGCTGGATGCGGATATTCCGGCAACGCCGACGCGCATCCGCGAAGACATCCCGCTGTACGCCGCGGAGATCGACCCGGAGGCCGCCGTCGGCGAGGGACCGCTCGGTGTTGAGGAGGACGCACTGGGCGGCATGGGTGAACTGCTCGGCGGTGACGGGATGTTTGGCGGGGGTGCAGGCGGTGCAGCGGGCGCAGGCCAGGCCGAGGACCCCATTGGTGGCGAAGATGGACTCCTTGGCGGGTCGATGCCCGGAGCCGATGAGGCTGCGGCGCTCCGGCTCCTGCTGGATTACGTCGACGACGACCGCTTCGACCGCGTCGTCATCGACACCGCGCCAACCGGCCACACTCTCCGTCTGCTGGAACTCCCCGAGACGATGGATTCGATGGTCGGGAAGATTCTCCAGCTTCGCGAGCGCTTCTCCGGGATGATGGACAACCTCACGGGAATGTTCGGCGATGATCAGGATGTCGACGCCGAGGCCGGCATCGAGGACCTACAGGAGCTATCAGACCGGATCGAGCATCTGCGGTCGATTCTGCAGGACCCACGGAAGACGGACTTCCGCATCGTGATGGTGCCTGAGGAACTCTCTGTCGTCGAGTCTGAACGCTTACTCGCACAACTCGGCGAGTTCAACATCCCTGTCAGCACCGTCGTCGTCAACCGGGTGATGCAGGACCCGAGCGAGGTGCTCGGCGAGGACGTGGACATCGCCGGCCCGAACCACGCCGACTGTGAATTCTGCGCACGGCGCTGGCAGGTCCAGCAAGACGCGCTGGCCCGGTCACAGGATATGTTCCGCGGCCACGACGTACGCCGTGTGCCGCTGTTCGCCGAAGAAGTGCGCGGCGAGCGACTGCTGTCGGTTGTCGCGGCCTGTCTGGACTGA
- a CDS encoding SDR family oxidoreductase, producing the protein MAKTVLITGASSGIGRASAEAFLADDWTVWATAREESDIEDLEDTGCKTAELDVTNPRECERVVEALIESEGRLDCLINNAGYAQFGAVEDVSTAALHEQFDVNLYGPHRLIREALPHMRARENGTIVNVSSVAGRIAFPNQGGYAASKFALEGLSDALRMEVEEFDIDVVLVEPGPVETNFDDRADQELDDLDTSGAYDWLYQAHEDSNLVGIQDALSVTPGTVALTIRDAANASDPEPRYPVGQGAQLLLMLDYLPARWRDAAFGVIRKLTS; encoded by the coding sequence ATGGCGAAGACGGTGCTGATTACGGGTGCGTCCTCGGGTATCGGACGGGCGAGTGCCGAGGCGTTCCTGGCCGACGACTGGACTGTCTGGGCGACCGCCCGCGAGGAATCGGATATCGAAGACCTCGAAGATACAGGCTGTAAAACCGCCGAGCTTGACGTGACGAACCCGCGGGAGTGCGAGCGGGTCGTCGAGGCGCTTATTGAGTCCGAAGGGCGACTCGACTGCCTGATAAACAACGCCGGCTACGCACAGTTTGGTGCGGTCGAGGACGTATCGACGGCGGCGCTACACGAGCAGTTCGACGTGAACCTCTACGGCCCGCACCGACTCATCCGCGAGGCGCTCCCACACATGCGTGCCCGGGAGAACGGGACCATCGTCAACGTCTCCAGCGTCGCGGGTCGTATCGCGTTCCCAAACCAGGGCGGCTACGCCGCGTCGAAGTTCGCCCTGGAGGGACTTAGCGACGCGCTCCGGATGGAGGTCGAGGAGTTCGACATCGATGTCGTGCTCGTCGAACCCGGACCGGTGGAGACTAATTTCGACGACCGCGCCGACCAAGAACTCGACGACCTCGATACGTCCGGCGCGTACGACTGGCTGTATCAGGCCCACGAAGATTCGAACCTCGTCGGCATTCAGGACGCGCTCTCTGTCACGCCTGGGACGGTTGCGCTGACCATCCGTGACGCTGCCAACGCCAGCGACCCCGAACCGCGGTATCCGGTCGGACAGGGCGCACAGCTACTGCTTATGCTCGACTACTTGCCGGCGCGGTGGCGCGACGCAGCGTTCGGTGTCATCCGGAAGCTGACGAGCTAA
- a CDS encoding endonuclease V, producing MNPVRPEFVPDPSLSQAEMEELQRDIAEVARFEDEMDVLPETIAPARDAPDSDQTTLGAGDDTTDPPLIAGVDQAFVDDKAVSAVVVLQNGEVIERVSAVERTEIPYIPGLLSFREGGAILAAFAELKTDPDVVLVDGSGRIHFREAGLATHIGVTLDVPAVGVAKNLLCGTPEQSLDETYPEGTRIPIIADDSVETCPDGTIIGHALQTRQYDSPNRYINPLIVSPGHRVSARTAADIVDATADGYKLPEPTRLADSYADEAKATVE from the coding sequence ATGAATCCGGTTCGCCCCGAGTTCGTTCCTGACCCGTCGCTCTCGCAGGCTGAGATGGAGGAGTTGCAACGCGACATCGCCGAGGTTGCGCGGTTCGAGGACGAGATGGACGTTTTGCCCGAGACAATCGCGCCCGCCAGAGACGCGCCGGACAGCGACCAGACCACGCTGGGTGCTGGCGACGATACGACGGACCCGCCCCTCATCGCTGGCGTCGATCAGGCGTTCGTTGACGACAAGGCTGTCTCGGCTGTTGTCGTGCTACAGAACGGCGAGGTCATTGAGCGAGTCAGCGCCGTCGAACGCACCGAGATCCCGTACATTCCCGGCCTGCTGTCGTTCCGCGAAGGCGGCGCAATTCTGGCCGCGTTTGCGGAGCTAAAGACCGACCCCGACGTGGTCCTTGTCGACGGGAGTGGCCGCATCCACTTCCGGGAAGCCGGGCTGGCAACACACATCGGCGTCACGCTGGACGTACCGGCCGTCGGTGTTGCCAAGAACCTCCTCTGTGGCACACCAGAGCAGTCCCTCGACGAGACGTATCCGGAAGGAACGCGGATTCCGATTATAGCCGACGATAGCGTCGAGACCTGCCCTGACGGGACAATAATTGGCCACGCACTCCAGACACGACAGTACGACTCCCCCAACCGGTACATCAACCCACTTATTGTCAGCCCTGGCCATCGCGTCAGCGCACGCACGGCGGCGGATATCGTCGACGCCACTGCCGACGGCTACAAACTCCCCGAGCCGACCCGGCTGGCCGACAGCTACGCCGACGAGGCGAAGGCAACCGTCGAGTAG
- a CDS encoding rhomboid family intramembrane serine protease: MSECDACGKQENMPYQCGHCGGTYCAEHRLPEAHDCPGLDNWSDPGGVFDSGFDESVDTGQTSGSGGVADRFGIDTGPGGPLAYFRGNVTYLFLAIMGIVFISQHVVTLAFGEQVHQALFVLHPNNPEYVWTWFTSIFSHARGGLFHIFGNGIIIYFFGRIVEQQIGSKKFAIFFLVSGALAGLGQVGLQMFLSGPAYGVVGASGAALAIMAFLTVLKPDLRVYLYFLIPVPIWAITGFYFLLSIAGTFSIGGAGLLGGNIAHLAHLIGLVIGLWYGQRIKGQTRMPGQIQFGGGGGPGGPGGPGGPGRRRP; the protein is encoded by the coding sequence ATGTCGGAGTGCGATGCCTGTGGAAAGCAGGAGAACATGCCGTACCAGTGTGGGCACTGTGGGGGAACCTACTGTGCGGAACACCGGCTTCCCGAGGCCCACGATTGCCCCGGACTGGACAACTGGAGCGATCCGGGCGGCGTGTTCGACAGCGGGTTCGACGAGAGTGTAGATACTGGCCAGACCTCCGGGAGCGGCGGTGTCGCCGACCGGTTCGGTATCGACACCGGGCCCGGCGGGCCGCTGGCGTACTTCCGGGGGAACGTCACGTACCTGTTCCTGGCGATTATGGGTATCGTCTTTATCTCACAACACGTCGTAACGCTCGCGTTTGGCGAGCAGGTCCACCAAGCGCTGTTCGTCCTCCACCCAAACAACCCTGAGTACGTCTGGACCTGGTTTACATCAATATTCTCTCATGCACGAGGGGGTCTGTTCCATATCTTCGGGAACGGGATTATCATCTACTTCTTCGGCCGGATCGTCGAGCAGCAGATCGGGTCGAAGAAGTTCGCGATCTTCTTCCTCGTATCCGGTGCGCTGGCGGGCCTCGGTCAGGTTGGTCTCCAGATGTTCCTGAGCGGCCCCGCTTACGGCGTCGTCGGGGCCAGCGGGGCTGCACTGGCTATCATGGCATTCCTGACCGTGTTGAAGCCGGATCTGCGCGTCTACCTGTACTTCCTGATCCCGGTACCAATCTGGGCCATCACTGGCTTCTACTTCCTTCTGAGCATCGCTGGGACGTTTAGCATTGGAGGCGCAGGACTGCTCGGCGGCAATATCGCCCACCTCGCTCACCTCATCGGCCTCGTCATCGGGCTCTGGTACGGCCAGAGAATCAAGGGGCAGACCCGGATGCCTGGCCAGATACAGTTCGGCGGTGGCGGCGGCCCAGGCGGACCCGGTGGACCGGGCGGTCCCGGCCGGCGTCGTCCGTGA
- a CDS encoding response regulator, with protein sequence MASEEQWRLGDKTVELSSAAISGSRRAATRHTPLLRTESVDRRDEMRTEVPIPLAKVEQSQQCTVLHVDDDPQVGELVEVYLERINDDFNVVTKTSAVAALDFLRTEQVDCVVSDYDMPNTDGLEFLELVREQYQDIPFILFTGKGSEEIASEAIASGVTDYMQKGGRSDTYDVLANRIENAVEQHRTEQRFWNALSWYQRLVEQELAGVCIIQDGAFVYVNQKLANIFGYDQSDLIDESPALLTAKGDGDRLPESLRAADSDELETFHSEFEGRQADGETRTIEVSGGSIEYDGEPAWIGVLRDAESNPDAGE encoded by the coding sequence ATGGCTTCTGAGGAACAGTGGCGACTCGGAGACAAGACAGTGGAACTCTCCAGCGCAGCCATCAGCGGTAGTCGACGCGCGGCAACGCGACATACACCACTTCTCCGAACTGAATCAGTTGACCGACGCGATGAAATGCGGACAGAGGTCCCGATTCCGCTGGCAAAGGTCGAGCAGTCCCAGCAGTGTACCGTGTTGCACGTCGACGACGATCCACAGGTTGGTGAGCTAGTCGAAGTGTACCTCGAACGCATCAACGACGACTTCAATGTCGTGACCAAGACCAGCGCCGTCGCCGCGCTTGATTTCCTCCGGACCGAGCAGGTCGACTGTGTCGTCAGCGACTACGATATGCCGAACACTGATGGGCTGGAGTTTCTGGAACTCGTCCGCGAGCAGTATCAGGATATCCCATTTATTCTGTTCACTGGCAAGGGCAGCGAGGAAATTGCGAGCGAGGCAATCGCGTCGGGCGTTACCGACTATATGCAGAAGGGAGGCCGGTCAGACACATACGATGTTCTCGCCAACCGAATCGAGAATGCCGTTGAGCAACATCGTACCGAGCAGCGGTTCTGGAACGCCCTTTCGTGGTACCAACGGCTCGTCGAACAGGAGCTCGCGGGCGTCTGTATCATTCAGGACGGGGCGTTTGTCTACGTGAACCAGAAGCTGGCCAACATTTTCGGCTATGACCAGAGTGATCTCATCGACGAATCCCCGGCTCTCCTCACGGCAAAGGGCGACGGCGACCGACTTCCCGAGTCACTCCGAGCAGCGGACTCAGACGAGCTCGAAACGTTCCATTCGGAGTTTGAGGGCCGACAGGCCGACGGGGAAACGCGTACCATCGAGGTGTCCGGCGGGTCCATTGAGTACGATGGCGAACCGGCGTGGATCGGTGTGCTCCGAGACGCTGAAAGCAACCCCGACGCTGGCGAGTGA
- a CDS encoding caspase family protein, translating to MTLTFEPLDDCPGLAVIDQIERQRYRIHTPTPIALREAETDVFQYPVGDAVRIRTRAIELPTVVMVYVRDDDGAIAAEVAQFESETLPADDYVLDPLTQIKTYMRVEDTAVEVTVDSDRTRIEFDSPTDLLIGARSQHDRPAATVTTTEQPADVMAAVETFGSALKAHDPERSYPTLRGHPPALEIGDTLDIPGEIDSPDTGVTLELPPDLASIFVAAPLSYYLGASLAPASEPRLVTDSGFTYSLDTARGFESEVGRTLKRLFFLDCVTRTEGFHQIDLHERAAIEPYVDLDFQSLYQQPLAEQVATYLQVPYDVIEDHIPKWRLTTHIDPVPANAEQLPYVVDDLAIVRTHQQQRLNQASVPAEAEAEFTRDDVITRAASSDAGTATAETDYVEPQAHDSLEQAWIGDSIPIGASKLTKAAFEHRLDRDTNAEDITFRVVQNDARMDEERQLVDEVYGTRDDLPFDVTVHDNLTTAELRTVLTTDAEFFHYIGHTEHDGFVCSDGKLDVTTVDSIGIDTFLLNACNSYNQGLALVEKGAIAGIVTLNEVLNDGAVRIGEAVARLLNCGFPLRAALSIARGESILGGQYIVVGDGGVTVTQSEGGTPNMLEISPREAQFELYINMYPTDVDGLGTITMPLIENHSYHHLSSGKIGPLILNKTEMEDFLLKQEVPVQVEDELHWSRSIDLTEVT from the coding sequence ATGACTCTAACGTTCGAACCGCTTGACGACTGCCCTGGACTTGCGGTTATTGATCAGATCGAGCGCCAGCGCTACCGGATACACACGCCGACCCCAATCGCCCTCAGAGAGGCGGAGACCGACGTGTTTCAGTATCCCGTCGGGGACGCTGTCCGGATACGGACGCGCGCTATCGAACTACCGACGGTGGTCATGGTGTACGTCCGTGACGACGACGGAGCGATAGCCGCCGAGGTTGCCCAGTTCGAGTCGGAGACGCTGCCGGCGGATGACTACGTGCTAGACCCGCTGACGCAGATCAAGACGTATATGCGGGTCGAGGACACCGCGGTAGAGGTCACCGTCGACTCAGACCGGACTCGAATCGAGTTCGACAGTCCGACCGATCTGCTCATCGGCGCTCGCTCACAGCACGACCGCCCGGCGGCCACGGTCACGACGACTGAGCAACCGGCGGACGTAATGGCCGCGGTCGAAACCTTTGGGTCGGCGCTCAAGGCCCACGATCCGGAGCGCTCCTATCCGACACTTCGCGGCCACCCGCCAGCACTTGAGATCGGTGATACGCTGGACATCCCGGGGGAGATCGACAGTCCGGATACCGGTGTCACGCTCGAACTCCCGCCCGATCTCGCGTCTATCTTCGTCGCCGCGCCGCTTTCGTACTACCTCGGAGCCTCACTTGCTCCCGCATCTGAGCCACGACTCGTAACCGACAGCGGATTCACGTACTCACTCGACACCGCACGAGGCTTCGAATCCGAGGTCGGGCGGACGCTCAAACGGCTGTTCTTCCTCGATTGTGTCACACGCACTGAGGGGTTCCACCAGATCGACTTGCACGAGCGAGCAGCTATCGAGCCCTACGTCGACCTCGACTTCCAGTCGCTGTACCAGCAACCGCTAGCGGAGCAGGTCGCCACCTATCTGCAGGTCCCGTACGACGTTATTGAGGACCACATCCCGAAGTGGCGGCTGACAACGCACATCGACCCGGTGCCGGCGAACGCGGAACAGCTCCCGTACGTCGTCGATGACCTCGCTATCGTCCGAACGCACCAGCAACAGCGGCTGAACCAGGCGAGCGTTCCGGCGGAGGCCGAGGCCGAGTTCACCCGCGACGATGTCATCACTCGTGCCGCGAGCTCCGACGCTGGCACCGCCACAGCCGAGACGGACTACGTCGAGCCACAGGCCCACGACTCACTCGAACAGGCCTGGATCGGGGACAGCATCCCCATCGGTGCGAGCAAGCTGACCAAAGCGGCGTTTGAACACCGACTCGACCGCGATACGAACGCCGAGGATATTACGTTTCGCGTCGTCCAGAACGACGCTCGGATGGACGAGGAACGACAGCTCGTCGACGAAGTGTACGGCACCCGCGACGACCTGCCGTTTGATGTCACGGTCCACGACAACCTGACGACGGCAGAACTCAGAACGGTCCTCACGACCGACGCGGAGTTCTTCCACTATATCGGCCACACCGAACACGACGGCTTCGTCTGCTCCGACGGCAAACTTGACGTGACGACGGTCGATTCAATCGGCATCGACACGTTCCTGTTGAACGCCTGTAACTCGTACAATCAGGGCCTCGCCCTCGTCGAAAAGGGTGCCATCGCCGGCATCGTCACGCTCAACGAAGTCCTGAACGACGGCGCGGTTCGCATCGGCGAGGCAGTTGCCCGACTGTTGAACTGTGGGTTCCCACTCCGGGCGGCGCTTAGTATCGCACGCGGTGAGAGCATTCTCGGTGGGCAGTACATTGTTGTCGGTGACGGCGGTGTTACTGTGACGCAGTCAGAGGGAGGAACGCCAAATATGCTGGAAATAAGCCCTCGTGAGGCGCAGTTCGAGCTATACATCAACATGTATCCCACTGATGTCGACGGATTAGGGACAATTACTATGCCTCTAATAGAAAACCATTCTTATCATCACCTGTCATCCGGCAAGATTGGTCCACTTATACTCAATAAGACAGAAATGGAGGATTTCCTTCTTAAACAGGAAGTCCCTGTGCAGGTTGAGGACGAACTGCATTGGAGCAGGTCTATTGATTTAACAGAGGTCACCTGA
- a CDS encoding DUF5788 family protein: MKEFERKQLLERIERDSATVGANIPDEITVQGEGIELQSFVFEIKRRETIPRGERERVEQAKKNLRRERLQRKQRIEDNEVSYERGEELATAIIGIDRALNALEQLGAANIEQEAQAQETADRKRWMKFLQKALGHEDADSGTGRAGRSY; this comes from the coding sequence GTGAAAGAGTTCGAGCGCAAACAGTTGCTGGAGCGCATCGAACGCGACAGCGCGACCGTCGGTGCAAACATTCCCGATGAAATCACCGTGCAGGGCGAGGGGATCGAACTCCAGTCGTTCGTCTTCGAAATCAAGCGTCGGGAGACAATTCCGCGGGGCGAGCGCGAGCGCGTCGAGCAAGCGAAAAAGAACCTGCGGCGCGAGCGTCTCCAGCGCAAACAACGGATTGAGGACAACGAAGTGAGCTACGAGCGCGGCGAGGAACTTGCCACGGCCATTATCGGCATCGACCGGGCGCTCAACGCCCTCGAACAGCTCGGTGCGGCCAACATCGAGCAGGAAGCGCAGGCACAGGAGACGGCTGACAGGAAACGCTGGATGAAGTTCCTGCAGAAAGCGCTTGGACACGAGGACGCGGACTCCGGCACGGGTCGTGCCGGACGGAGCTACTAA